The following proteins come from a genomic window of Vallitaleaceae bacterium 9-2:
- a CDS encoding Fe-S-containing hydro-lyase: MIRIQTPLTKEIVEQLKCGDQVLLTGTLYTSRDAGHKRMIEQIKNNQPLPFPIQESILYYVGPAPAREGEVIGSAGPTTSYRMDEFTPTLLELGLRGMIGKGNRNQDVVDSMIKNKAIYFGAVGGAAALLANCIKKSEVIAYEDLGPEALRKLYVEDFPVTVVIDSKGDNLYKIAKEKYVRK, from the coding sequence ATGATTCGAATTCAAACCCCATTAACAAAAGAAATAGTTGAACAACTTAAGTGTGGTGATCAAGTCTTACTTACAGGAACATTATATACATCAAGGGATGCAGGGCATAAGCGGATGATAGAACAAATAAAAAACAATCAGCCGTTGCCATTTCCAATTCAAGAAAGTATTTTGTACTATGTGGGTCCGGCACCGGCGCGTGAAGGTGAAGTAATTGGTTCAGCAGGACCGACAACAAGCTATCGAATGGATGAATTTACGCCGACACTTTTAGAACTTGGATTGAGAGGAATGATTGGAAAAGGAAACCGCAATCAAGACGTTGTTGATTCAATGATTAAAAATAAAGCAATATATTTTGGAGCTGTTGGTGGAGCCGCAGCACTCTTAGCAAATTGTATAAAAAAATCAGAAGTTATCGCTTATGAAGATTTAGGACCAGAAGCATTAAGAAAATTATATGTTGAAGATTTTCCAGTGACAGTAGTCATTGATTCTAAAGGCGATAATTTATATAAGATAGCAAAAGAAAAGTACGTGAGAAAATAA
- a CDS encoding BMP family protein, which translates to MKKMLAILLALMLVLGLTACGGSDDTSTDGDTTDAVEDTVDESEDTTEETPDTTDETEDTSDEMTEEVDFSVALVTDTGGIDDKSFNQGTWEGIQKFAEETGAEITYAQSNSDADYIPNLSTFSEEDYDLIVAPGFLFVESMSEVSNNFPEQNYLLIDDVVADRPNVANAVFAEEQGSFLVGVAAAQATLDAGKNSVGFIGGMDFALIQKFEAGFIAGVKEVAPDMEVVVEYVGDFVSTEVAASYASRMYDNGAYAIYHAAGGAGNGLLKEAKDRRASGEDVWAIGVDKDQYADGVYGDNGESAVLTSMVKRVDVASYNVAEMAMNGEFPGGETLVFTLENDGVGIPAENPNLSDEIVALVDEYAGKIKSGEITVPAVPED; encoded by the coding sequence ATGAAAAAAATGTTAGCAATTTTATTAGCACTTATGTTAGTTTTAGGATTAACAGCATGTGGTGGAAGTGATGATACATCAACGGATGGTGACACTACGGATGCAGTTGAAGACACTGTTGATGAAAGTGAAGACACAACTGAGGAAACACCAGATACAACAGATGAAACTGAAGATACATCGGATGAAATGACAGAAGAAGTTGATTTTTCTGTGGCGCTTGTAACAGATACAGGTGGTATTGATGATAAATCTTTTAACCAAGGGACTTGGGAAGGTATTCAAAAATTTGCTGAAGAAACAGGAGCTGAAATTACATATGCTCAATCAAATTCAGATGCAGATTATATTCCTAACCTTTCAACATTCTCAGAAGAAGATTATGATTTAATCGTAGCACCAGGATTCTTATTTGTAGAATCTATGTCAGAAGTTTCTAATAACTTCCCAGAGCAAAACTACTTGCTTATTGATGACGTTGTTGCCGATCGACCAAATGTTGCAAATGCAGTATTTGCAGAAGAACAAGGTTCTTTCTTAGTTGGGGTTGCAGCAGCTCAAGCAACACTTGACGCAGGTAAAAACTCTGTTGGATTTATCGGTGGTATGGACTTTGCTTTAATTCAAAAATTTGAAGCTGGTTTTATTGCTGGTGTTAAAGAAGTTGCTCCAGATATGGAAGTTGTTGTTGAATATGTTGGTGACTTCGTTTCAACAGAAGTTGCTGCATCATATGCAAGCCGTATGTATGATAATGGTGCTTATGCAATTTATCATGCAGCAGGTGGAGCAGGTAACGGTTTATTAAAAGAAGCAAAAGACCGTCGTGCAAGCGGTGAAGACGTATGGGCGATTGGTGTTGATAAAGATCAATATGCAGATGGTGTATATGGAGATAATGGCGAATCTGCTGTATTAACTTCTATGGTTAAACGTGTTGACGTTGCATCATATAATGTTGCTGAAATGGCAATGAATGGTGAATTCCCAGGTGGAGAAACTCTTGTATTTACACTTGAAAATGATGGTGTAGGTATCCCAGCTGAAAATCCAAACTTATCAGATGAAATTGTAGCTTTAGTTGATGAGTACGCAGGTAAAATCAAATCAGGCGAAATCACTGTACCAGCTGTACCAGAAGATTAA
- a CDS encoding ABC transporter ATP-binding protein: protein MEYVIEMLDITKEFPGIKANDHVTLQIKQGEIHALLGENGAGKSTLMSVLFGLYQPEEGIIKVKGKEVNIANPNIANDYGIGMVHQHFKLVENFTVTENIILGAEPKKSAGRIDMDQAEKRVKELSEQYGLHVDPKAKIEDISVGMQQRVEILKMLYRNAEILIFDEPTAVLTPQEIHELVNIMKELVKEGKSIVLITHKLKEIKEAADRCTVLRRGRYIGTIDVADTTEEEMAEMMVGREVSFSVEKDEAKPKEVILSIKNLVVKNNRELVAVKDFSLDVKRGEIYCVAGIDGNGQSELIEAITGLRKVESGSISINGKEIQNKSIRERTLSGIGHIPEDRHKFGLVLDFSLEENFALQSYFDSSLSQKGLIKFEERRKMSEQLIEEFDVRSGKGSETSARSMSGGNQQKAIIAREIYRSPDLLIAAQPTRGLDVGAIEYIHKRLVEERDQGKAVLLMSLEMEEVLNLSDKIAVIYEGEIAGIVNASETNENEIGLMMSGSKKGAIK, encoded by the coding sequence ATGGAATATGTAATTGAAATGCTGGATATTACAAAAGAATTTCCCGGAATAAAAGCCAATGATCATGTTACATTACAAATTAAACAGGGTGAAATTCATGCGTTGCTAGGAGAAAATGGGGCTGGTAAATCAACACTTATGAGTGTTTTATTTGGATTGTATCAACCGGAAGAAGGAATCATAAAAGTTAAAGGCAAAGAAGTTAATATAGCAAATCCTAACATCGCGAATGATTATGGAATTGGAATGGTACACCAACACTTCAAATTAGTAGAAAATTTTACAGTAACAGAAAATATTATTTTAGGGGCAGAGCCTAAAAAATCTGCAGGTCGTATAGATATGGACCAAGCAGAAAAAAGAGTTAAAGAGCTTAGTGAACAATATGGTCTTCATGTAGACCCAAAAGCGAAGATAGAAGATATATCCGTAGGAATGCAACAGCGTGTAGAAATTTTAAAGATGTTGTATAGAAATGCAGAAATATTAATTTTTGATGAACCTACAGCGGTATTAACACCTCAAGAAATTCATGAATTGGTTAATATCATGAAGGAACTTGTAAAAGAAGGAAAATCGATTGTATTAATAACACATAAGTTAAAAGAAATAAAAGAAGCCGCTGACAGATGTACGGTTTTACGACGAGGAAGATATATAGGAACAATTGATGTAGCAGATACAACAGAAGAAGAAATGGCCGAAATGATGGTTGGACGTGAAGTAAGCTTTAGCGTTGAAAAAGATGAAGCTAAGCCCAAAGAGGTTATTTTATCCATAAAAAATTTGGTTGTAAAAAATAATCGAGAACTCGTAGCCGTTAAAGATTTTAGTTTAGATGTAAAACGTGGAGAAATATATTGCGTCGCAGGAATTGATGGCAATGGTCAATCAGAATTAATTGAAGCCATAACAGGACTAAGAAAAGTGGAGTCAGGCTCTATTTCAATTAATGGAAAAGAAATTCAAAATAAAAGTATTCGAGAAAGAACATTATCAGGTATTGGACATATTCCGGAAGATCGTCATAAATTTGGATTAGTCTTGGACTTTTCTTTAGAAGAAAACTTTGCACTACAATCTTATTTTGATTCTTCATTATCACAAAAGGGATTAATAAAATTTGAAGAACGACGAAAAATGTCCGAACAATTAATTGAAGAATTTGATGTACGAAGTGGAAAAGGAAGTGAGACATCAGCCCGCAGCATGTCAGGAGGAAATCAGCAAAAGGCTATCATCGCACGTGAAATATATCGTTCACCGGATTTACTTATTGCTGCTCAGCCAACAAGAGGGCTAGATGTTGGAGCTATAGAATATATACATAAACGTTTGGTTGAAGAGAGAGATCAAGGAAAAGCAGTATTATTGATGTCATTAGAGATGGAAGAAGTTCTTAATCTATCAGATAAGATAGCCGTTATCTATGAAGGAGAAATAGCAGGTATTGTAAATGCAAGTGAAACAAATGAAAATGAAATTGGATTGATGATGTCTGGTTCAAAGAAAGGAGCTATCAAATAA
- a CDS encoding ABC transporter permease, producing MGKIRNFVANEKNHKVLIPLIAIFMGFLIGSFIMLITKQSPAIMFKSMIRAITGINLDRLGTDKWFSARIAGEYFVYVMPIVLTGLSVAFAFRTGLFNIGAEGQLLMGAFATTVIGINLDLPKIILLPLVIIAGAVAGGLWGFIPGYLKAKFNVHEVVVTIMLNYTALHLTNYLMKLIPGSTSNKTEALNENALLGSELLRKLTSNSRLNFGFIVVILAVFLFWFIINKTTFGYELKAVGFNPFAAKYAGMKVERNAALSMAIAGAFSGLAGVIIVSGTFGYGRMIASFENYGFDGIAVALIGGNTAIGSLLSGLLLGALKAAQPIMQGQGVPNAIATIITATIIIFVAMQKGIQALLKKVKGAK from the coding sequence ATGGGGAAAATTAGAAATTTTGTCGCAAACGAAAAAAACCATAAAGTACTAATTCCATTGATAGCTATTTTTATGGGATTTTTAATCGGTTCATTTATTATGTTGATAACAAAACAAAGTCCTGCCATCATGTTTAAATCAATGATTCGTGCAATTACAGGAATTAACCTCGATCGCTTAGGAACGGATAAATGGTTTAGTGCAAGGATTGCAGGTGAGTATTTTGTATATGTCATGCCAATTGTACTTACCGGTTTATCGGTTGCATTTGCATTTAGAACAGGTTTATTTAATATCGGTGCAGAAGGTCAGTTACTTATGGGAGCTTTTGCAACAACTGTTATCGGAATTAATTTAGACCTTCCTAAAATTATCTTATTGCCGCTTGTTATTATTGCAGGAGCAGTAGCAGGAGGATTATGGGGATTTATACCAGGTTATCTTAAAGCAAAGTTTAATGTTCATGAGGTTGTAGTTACAATAATGCTAAACTATACAGCCTTGCATTTAACCAATTATTTAATGAAGTTAATTCCTGGAAGTACATCCAATAAGACAGAAGCATTAAATGAAAATGCGTTGCTTGGAAGTGAACTTCTTCGTAAATTAACAAGCAATTCACGATTAAACTTTGGATTTATTGTAGTCATTCTAGCGGTATTCTTATTTTGGTTTATCATTAATAAGACAACCTTTGGATATGAATTAAAAGCCGTAGGGTTTAATCCATTTGCTGCAAAATATGCAGGAATGAAAGTTGAAAGAAATGCAGCTTTATCCATGGCGATTGCAGGTGCCTTCTCAGGTTTAGCCGGTGTTATTATTGTATCAGGAACCTTTGGATACGGTCGGATGATTGCATCTTTTGAAAACTATGGATTTGATGGAATTGCCGTTGCCTTAATCGGTGGAAATACTGCAATTGGTTCATTATTAAGTGGCTTGTTATTAGGTGCCTTAAAAGCAGCACAGCCGATTATGCAAGGTCAAGGGGTTCCAAATGCAATAGCAACGATAATTACAGCAACGATTATTATCTTTGTTGCGATGCAAAAAGGTATACAGGCTCTTCTAAAAAAAGTAAAGGGGGCTAAATAA